In Nostoc sp. GT001, a genomic segment contains:
- a CDS encoding histidine phosphatase family protein, whose amino-acid sequence MTLNLYLLRHGETTFSQSGNFCGETDAELTTEGMQMASAFADIYQKLKWEGVYVSPMKRAIATAKPFCDAIGMDMQLRDGLREGSYGEWETKSKSFAQENYAENYVKWVTEPAWNAPLGGETAVDIANRSMPVIAEIQEKHPQGNVLVVSHKATIRIMLCSLLGIDLGRYRYRVNILVASVSMVKFDVNGPLLEILGDRHHIPDHIRSRPGT is encoded by the coding sequence ATGACACTCAATTTATATTTACTGCGACATGGAGAAACTACCTTTAGTCAAAGTGGTAATTTCTGCGGTGAAACTGATGCGGAGTTGACAACAGAGGGGATGCAGATGGCATCCGCTTTTGCGGATATTTATCAAAAATTGAAGTGGGAAGGGGTTTATGTTAGCCCGATGAAGCGCGCAATTGCAACTGCCAAGCCATTTTGTGATGCTATCGGTATGGATATGCAGTTGCGTGACGGACTTAGAGAAGGTAGTTACGGCGAATGGGAAACTAAGAGTAAATCGTTTGCCCAAGAGAATTACGCAGAAAACTATGTAAAATGGGTGACAGAGCCAGCTTGGAATGCACCACTAGGTGGAGAAACTGCGGTAGATATTGCTAACCGTTCTATGCCTGTAATTGCTGAAATTCAAGAAAAACATCCACAAGGTAATGTTTTAGTAGTTTCTCATAAAGCTACGATTCGGATTATGCTTTGCAGTTTACTGGGGATTGATTTGGGACGCTATCGCTATCGGGTGAATATTTTGGTCGCGTCGGTAAGTATGGTTAAATTTGACGTTAATGGCCCCTTGTTAGAAATATTAGGCGATCGCCATCATATACCCGATCATATTCGCTCTCGTCCCGGAACATAA
- a CDS encoding ATP-binding protein has translation MKLPSFRLRIALLSAALAGSTLVGFGAVSWFQIYNAKISRLDAELLNHLMRATPNFPPREEPPIGAAFPRRENSRERSRWQFYEDSLSYAFGTNTKTPVALVVLDANNNILYQSNSLSADLEVNRLLLKRLQFTPLPPSPKREPPPLPSNTNPSFERPPLIRPRPPQFITEETTTAVWRIGAAKFPNAQIAIAVSLQAVDQEMATIRNIFLVSIPGALLLVAVGAWLVSGGALRPIRQLTGVIQQVTVKGLDQRIPIGTTDVEFVELIQVFNLMLSRLERSFTQASRFSGDAAHELKTPLTILQGELERTLQQVDPGSEVQQRLSNLLDEVRRLSGIMRKLLLLSLADAGKMSLYLVDVDMSELLMEMLEDVEMLAPQLTVQTDFTDGLWVKGDRDLLIQVLQNLFSNAIKYNLANGWIQIRAHQTPTTLYVTIVNASKDIPLSDAYGARERERERIFDRFYRGDPSRNRKIEGIGLGLSLAREIARAHRGDLTLDSTSSGQTGFTLTLPMK, from the coding sequence ATGAAACTCCCTTCCTTTCGACTCCGCATTGCTCTGTTGTCTGCGGCTCTAGCTGGCAGCACATTAGTCGGATTTGGCGCGGTTTCCTGGTTTCAGATTTACAATGCTAAGATTAGCCGCCTGGATGCAGAACTATTAAATCACTTGATGCGGGCAACTCCGAACTTCCCTCCACGAGAGGAACCTCCCATTGGCGCAGCCTTTCCCAGAAGAGAAAACTCGCGCGAGCGATCGCGATGGCAGTTTTACGAAGATTCCTTATCTTATGCTTTCGGAACCAATACAAAAACCCCTGTCGCCCTGGTGGTGCTGGACGCAAATAACAACATCCTTTATCAATCCAACTCCCTATCTGCCGATCTTGAGGTGAATCGTCTGTTGCTGAAGCGTCTCCAATTTACGCCTCTACCACCGTCCCCGAAGAGAGAACCACCACCTTTACCCTCCAATACAAATCCATCCTTCGAGCGGCCACCACTAATTCGTCCACGCCCACCTCAATTTATCACCGAGGAGACAACAACAGCAGTCTGGCGCATTGGGGCAGCTAAATTTCCCAATGCTCAGATTGCCATAGCCGTTAGCTTGCAAGCCGTAGATCAAGAAATGGCTACCATTCGCAATATCTTCCTGGTTTCAATTCCGGGAGCGCTGCTGCTGGTTGCGGTGGGAGCATGGTTAGTTTCTGGCGGTGCTTTACGTCCCATCCGGCAATTAACGGGCGTAATTCAACAGGTAACTGTCAAAGGGCTAGATCAGCGCATTCCCATTGGGACAACTGATGTTGAATTTGTCGAACTGATTCAAGTGTTTAACCTAATGTTGTCACGCTTGGAACGTAGTTTTACCCAAGCTTCCCGCTTTAGTGGTGACGCGGCTCATGAACTAAAAACCCCACTGACTATTTTGCAAGGTGAACTAGAACGAACACTCCAACAGGTCGATCCTGGTAGTGAAGTACAACAGCGCTTAAGCAATTTGTTAGATGAGGTGCGCCGCCTGAGTGGAATTATGCGAAAACTTTTGCTGCTATCTCTAGCAGATGCCGGAAAAATGAGCTTATATCTGGTTGACGTGGATATGTCTGAGTTGCTGATGGAGATGCTAGAAGATGTGGAAATGCTAGCTCCCCAGTTGACAGTGCAAACTGACTTTACTGATGGGTTGTGGGTAAAAGGCGATCGCGATCTTTTAATTCAAGTTTTGCAAAACCTATTTAGTAATGCAATTAAATATAATCTCGCCAACGGCTGGATACAGATTCGCGCTCATCAAACTCCAACAACTCTCTACGTCACCATTGTCAATGCATCAAAAGATATTCCCCTAAGCGATGCCTACGGCGCACGTGAACGTGAACGCGAGCGCATTTTTGACCGATTTTATCGCGGCGATCCCTCACGTAACCGCAAGATAGAAGGAATCGGACTAGGACTGAGCCTAGCCCGAGAAATTGCCAGGGCACATCGTGGCGACCTTACTCTTGACTCAACATCTTCTGGTCAAACAGGGTTCACCCTCACCTTACCGATGAAGTAA
- a CDS encoding pitrilysin family protein, producing MTSTLRKFPRLNAPTLHKLPNGLTIIAEQMPVEAVNLNLWIKVGSAVEPDAINGMAHFLEHMIFKGTERLASGEFERRIEERGAVTNAATSQDYTHYYITTAPKDFAELAPLQIDVVSNASIPDDAFERERLVVLEEIRRSEDNPQRRTYRRAMETAFDRLPYRRAVLGPESVIAGLKPQQMRDFHANWYQPQSITAVAVGNLPVEELIATVAEGFKKVTPNSPLPTTDAINRVSAHSSLNPESPFTEIVRQEFIDESLQQARLVMVWRVPGMMHLDRTYGLDVLAGILGHGRTSRLVRDLREERGLVSSISVSNMSNELQGIFYISAKCAVENLPVVEDAIAQHISKLQTELVTESEIARIGQRVANRFIFGNETPSDRSGLYGYYQSLVGDLEPAFNYPAIIQSQDATDLMQAAKEYLSPDSYGVVFVKPF from the coding sequence ATGACCTCAACCCTGCGGAAATTTCCCCGTCTCAATGCTCCGACGCTGCACAAGTTGCCCAATGGTTTGACAATCATTGCCGAGCAAATGCCAGTTGAAGCCGTAAACCTCAACTTATGGATAAAAGTTGGCTCTGCTGTCGAACCTGATGCCATCAACGGCATGGCTCACTTTTTAGAACACATGATTTTTAAAGGAACAGAACGACTAGCTAGCGGCGAGTTTGAACGTCGAATTGAAGAACGGGGTGCTGTCACCAATGCCGCTACTAGCCAAGACTATACTCATTACTATATAACTACTGCCCCCAAAGATTTTGCCGAGCTTGCACCACTACAAATAGATGTAGTATCGAATGCGAGTATTCCTGATGATGCCTTTGAACGCGAGCGATTGGTAGTTTTAGAAGAAATTAGGCGTTCAGAGGATAATCCCCAGCGGCGTACATATCGGCGGGCGATGGAGACAGCCTTCGATCGTCTACCCTATCGCCGTGCAGTATTGGGGCCAGAATCGGTGATTGCCGGACTAAAACCCCAGCAGATGCGAGATTTTCATGCTAATTGGTATCAACCGCAGTCAATTACTGCTGTAGCTGTGGGCAATTTGCCCGTAGAAGAGTTAATTGCAACAGTTGCGGAAGGATTTAAAAAAGTTACTCCCAACTCTCCATTGCCCACTACAGACGCGATTAATCGCGTCTCTGCCCACTCGTCACTGAATCCTGAATCACCATTTACAGAAATTGTTCGTCAAGAATTTATCGATGAAAGTCTGCAACAAGCAAGACTAGTAATGGTTTGGCGGGTTCCAGGAATGATGCACTTAGATCGTACCTATGGATTGGATGTTTTAGCCGGAATTTTGGGACACGGACGAACATCAAGACTAGTGAGGGATTTACGGGAGGAACGGGGATTAGTTTCTTCGATTTCTGTGAGCAACATGAGCAACGAGCTACAAGGGATATTTTATATTTCAGCCAAATGTGCAGTAGAAAATTTACCAGTTGTAGAGGATGCGATCGCTCAACACATTAGCAAACTACAAACAGAATTGGTAACAGAATCAGAAATTGCCCGTATAGGGCAGCGAGTAGCTAACAGATTTATATTTGGCAACGAAACACCAAGCGATCGCTCTGGGTTGTATGGTTATTATCAGTCTTTGGTAGGAGATTTGGAACCCGCCTTTAACTACCCAGCGATCATTCAAAGCCAAGATGCAACAGACTTGATGCAAGCAGCCAAAGAGTATCTATCTCCAGATTCTTATGGTGTAGTTTTTGTCAAGCCCTTTTAG
- a CDS encoding fructosamine kinase family protein → MWTQIDAHISQVTGEKFQSQQRRSVGGGCINQGYAVSNGEITYFVKQNLASQVAMFEAEALGLKEMLATASIRVPKPICWGTTDNSSYIVLEWLELGSGNSNSWLEMGRKLAAMHKASSSQVFGWKINNTIGSTPQINTWTTDWTEFYIKHRLGYQFQLARRRGGNFPQQDKLLTAIPELLANHQVQPSLVHGDLWGGNAGCTASGEPVIFDPATYFADREVDIAMTELFGGFPAAFYKGYNEVFPLDLGYEQRKTLYNLYHILNHFNLFGGSYDSQANRMIDQILR, encoded by the coding sequence ATGTGGACTCAAATCGACGCCCATATTAGCCAGGTTACTGGCGAAAAATTTCAAAGTCAGCAAAGGCGATCGGTTGGTGGCGGCTGCATCAACCAAGGTTATGCTGTCTCTAATGGTGAGATAACCTACTTCGTCAAACAAAACCTTGCATCCCAAGTTGCAATGTTTGAAGCTGAGGCGTTGGGTTTAAAGGAAATGCTAGCAACAGCTAGTATTCGCGTCCCCAAACCAATTTGCTGGGGTACTACTGATAATTCTAGCTACATCGTCCTGGAATGGTTGGAACTTGGTAGCGGTAACAGCAATTCGTGGTTAGAAATGGGACGCAAGTTAGCAGCGATGCACAAAGCCAGCAGCAGTCAAGTTTTTGGTTGGAAAATTAACAATACCATTGGTTCCACACCTCAAATTAATACTTGGACAACAGACTGGACGGAATTTTATATTAAACATCGCCTGGGTTATCAATTTCAGTTGGCAAGGCGGCGGGGAGGTAATTTTCCCCAGCAAGACAAGTTACTAACAGCTATCCCGGAACTATTGGCAAATCATCAGGTGCAACCTTCGTTAGTACACGGCGATTTATGGGGTGGAAATGCTGGGTGTACTGCATCGGGGGAACCAGTGATATTTGATCCAGCAACTTATTTTGCGGATAGAGAAGTTGATATCGCCATGACAGAATTATTTGGTGGGTTCCCAGCAGCATTTTATAAAGGTTACAACGAGGTGTTTCCGTTAGATTTAGGCTATGAGCAGAGAAAAACACTTTATAACCTGTATCACATTTTGAATCACTTCAATTTATTTGGGGGTAGTTACGATTCGCAAGCCAATAGAATGATTGACCAGATTTTACGATAA
- a CDS encoding GNAT family N-acetyltransferase produces the protein MEVFLANINHIESVSVLFDRYRIFYNQPSNLEAAKEFLKERFQNNDSVMFAANDNGELVGFTQLYPSFSSVSMKRVWILNDLYVEESYRRKGIAKLLMSVAEKYAKESGAVRVILATQISNITAQKLYEARDYIKNEEFYHYALPLQ, from the coding sequence ATGGAAGTTTTCTTAGCTAATATTAATCATATTGAAAGTGTTTCAGTACTATTTGATCGGTATCGTATTTTTTACAATCAGCCATCAAACCTTGAAGCTGCTAAAGAGTTTCTCAAAGAACGTTTCCAGAATAATGACTCGGTAATGTTTGCAGCTAATGACAATGGGGAATTAGTTGGATTTACTCAGCTTTATCCCAGCTTTTCTTCAGTGTCGATGAAACGAGTATGGATATTGAACGATTTGTATGTGGAAGAGTCGTATCGCCGCAAAGGAATTGCAAAGTTATTGATGAGTGTTGCGGAAAAATATGCAAAAGAGAGTGGAGCCGTTCGAGTAATTTTAGCGACTCAAATTTCTAACATAACCGCGCAAAAACTCTATGAAGCGCGAGATTACATTAAGAATGAAGAGTTTTACCATTACGCCTTACCGTTGCAGTAG
- the aspS gene encoding aspartate--tRNA ligase, with translation MRTHYCGELRKEHIGETVTFYGWVDRRRDHGGVIFLDLRDRSGIVQIVSDPQRTPDSYEYANALRNEYVVEITGRVTQRPEESLNTRIPTGEVEIYADKIELLNAVRKQLPFQVSVADTETVREDLRLKYRYLDLRRERMAQNLQLRHQIVKAMRRYLEDLEGFIEVETPILTRSTPEGARDYVLPSRVNPGEWYALPQSPQLFKQLLMVSGLDRYYQIARCFRDEDLRADRQPEFTQLDMEMSFMSQEEIIELNENLVCHIYKTVKGIELQRPFPRLTYAEGMERYGSDKPDTRYGLELVDVSDIVKDSGFKVFRDTVTNGGIVKILPIPNGNDVISNVRIKPGGDLFKEASEVSAKGLAFIRVRDDGEIDTIGAIKDNLSEEQKQEILRRTGAKAGHLLLFGAGEAATVNKTLDRLRQAIAREFSLIDPEKINLLWITDFPMFEWNADEKRLEALHHPFTAPHPDDLSDLKTARAQAYDLILNGVEVGGGSLRIYQREIQQQVFEAIGLSPEEAQSKFGFLLEAFEYGTPPHGGIAYGLDRLVMLLAGEESIRDVIAFPKTQQARCLLTDAPSSVDAKQLKELHVASTYKPKS, from the coding sequence ATGCGAACTCACTATTGCGGCGAACTCCGAAAAGAACATATTGGAGAAACTGTTACCTTTTACGGATGGGTAGACCGTCGCCGCGATCATGGTGGTGTGATATTTTTAGATTTACGCGATCGCTCTGGAATTGTCCAAATCGTCAGCGATCCGCAACGCACCCCAGATTCTTACGAATATGCGAACGCCCTGCGAAATGAATATGTTGTCGAAATCACTGGTAGAGTAACACAACGTCCCGAAGAATCGTTGAATACCCGCATCCCCACAGGCGAGGTAGAAATCTACGCCGATAAAATTGAACTACTCAATGCTGTTCGCAAACAGTTACCTTTCCAAGTTTCTGTAGCTGACACCGAAACAGTGCGGGAAGACTTACGGCTGAAATATCGTTATTTGGATTTGCGACGCGAACGCATGGCGCAAAATTTGCAACTGCGTCATCAAATTGTCAAAGCCATGCGTCGTTATTTAGAAGATTTGGAAGGTTTTATCGAAGTCGAAACCCCAATCCTTACCCGTTCTACCCCAGAAGGAGCGCGGGATTATGTTCTACCCAGTCGCGTCAATCCTGGTGAGTGGTATGCTTTGCCGCAATCACCCCAGCTATTTAAACAATTGCTGATGGTATCCGGCTTAGATAGATATTATCAGATTGCCCGTTGCTTTCGTGACGAAGACTTACGCGCTGACAGACAACCAGAATTCACGCAGTTGGACATGGAAATGAGCTTCATGTCCCAAGAAGAAATTATCGAACTAAATGAGAATTTAGTTTGCCATATCTACAAGACAGTTAAAGGCATTGAGTTACAGCGCCCTTTCCCGCGTCTCACTTATGCTGAGGGGATGGAACGCTACGGTAGTGATAAACCAGATACACGCTATGGTTTGGAATTAGTTGATGTCTCAGATATCGTGAAAGACTCTGGTTTCAAAGTCTTTCGGGACACTGTTACCAATGGTGGTATAGTCAAAATCCTCCCCATTCCCAACGGTAACGATGTAATTTCTAATGTCCGCATTAAACCAGGTGGCGATTTATTTAAAGAAGCCAGCGAAGTTAGTGCTAAAGGTTTAGCTTTTATCCGCGTCAGGGATGATGGCGAAATTGACACCATTGGGGCAATTAAAGACAACTTAAGCGAAGAACAAAAACAAGAAATTTTACGCCGCACAGGTGCTAAAGCTGGACATTTGCTATTGTTTGGGGCAGGGGAAGCTGCTACAGTTAATAAAACTTTAGATAGATTACGACAAGCGATCGCTAGAGAATTTAGCCTAATCGATCCAGAAAAAATCAACTTGCTGTGGATTACAGATTTCCCGATGTTCGAGTGGAATGCTGACGAAAAGCGTCTAGAAGCACTGCACCACCCGTTTACAGCACCACATCCTGATGATTTGAGCGACTTAAAAACTGCACGCGCCCAAGCTTATGACTTAATACTCAATGGGGTAGAAGTTGGTGGCGGAAGTCTGCGGATTTATCAGCGAGAAATTCAACAGCAAGTGTTTGAAGCCATCGGTTTATCTCCTGAAGAAGCACAAAGTAAATTTGGCTTTCTCTTAGAAGCATTTGAATATGGTACACCGCCGCATGGTGGCATCGCCTACGGTTTAGATCGTTTGGTAATGTTGCTAGCTGGAGAAGAATCAATTCGGGATGTCATTGCTTTTCCGAAGACACAACAAGCACGTTGTTTGTTAACAGATGCGCCTTCGAGTGTAGATGCTAAACAGTTGAAAGAATTACACGTTGCTTCAACTTATAAACCAAAGTCTTAA
- a CDS encoding response regulator transcription factor, translating to MNVLFVEDEAKIANFVRAGLKEQGFVVDYCDNGDDGYLRALDNEYDAIVLDIMMPGKDGLSILKLLRRQGRNAPVILLTARNELDDRLQGLNLGADDYIAKPFFVEELAARIHAVVRRSVSERQNLLCVEPIKLDRITREVTCDRQAIELTSREFNLLEYLMRSPGRVFTRTQILEHVWGYDFNPNTNVVDVCIQRIRKKIDPLDQAVWIESIRGVGYRFRKPDSSS from the coding sequence GTGAACGTTCTGTTTGTTGAAGATGAAGCGAAAATTGCTAACTTTGTCAGGGCTGGATTAAAGGAGCAGGGATTTGTTGTAGACTACTGCGATAACGGTGATGATGGATATCTGCGGGCATTAGACAACGAATATGATGCGATCGTACTCGACATTATGATGCCGGGAAAAGATGGACTATCGATTCTAAAACTATTACGGCGGCAAGGTCGGAATGCTCCGGTGATTTTGTTGACGGCTCGGAATGAATTAGACGATCGCTTGCAAGGGCTAAATTTGGGAGCGGATGACTATATTGCTAAACCGTTTTTTGTGGAAGAGTTAGCAGCTAGAATTCATGCAGTTGTGCGCCGGAGTGTGAGCGAGCGCCAAAATCTACTTTGCGTTGAGCCGATCAAACTTGATCGCATCACTAGGGAAGTAACTTGCGATCGCCAAGCCATAGAACTCACCAGCCGCGAGTTTAATCTTCTGGAATATCTTATGCGCTCTCCCGGACGGGTTTTCACTCGTACCCAAATTTTGGAACACGTTTGGGGCTACGACTTTAACCCCAACACCAATGTTGTGGATGTTTGTATCCAGCGAATTCGTAAAAAGATTGATCCCCTTGATCAAGCAGTCTGGATTGAAAGTATTCGAGGGGTTGGATATCGATTTCGCAAGCCAGATTCATCATCATGA